Proteins encoded within one genomic window of Glaciimonas sp. PCH181:
- the trpC gene encoding indole-3-glycerol phosphate synthase TrpC, which produces MSDILNKILDVKADEIAVAKKQRDLASLRREVETDIDARNNLRDFEAALRAKVNAGHAGIIAEIKKASPSKGVIRADFHPADIAINYATHGAACLSVLTDEKFFQGSPAYMQQARAACALPVLRKDFMIDPYQIYQARHWGADAILLIVAALDHGLMAEMEALALELGMSVLVEVHNAEELAAALKLKTALLGVNNRNLRTFETSLDNTLALLPGISPDKLVVTESGIQTIDDVKRMRDANVHAFLVGETFMRAPEPGVELARLFNA; this is translated from the coding sequence ATGTCCGATATTCTGAATAAAATTCTCGACGTTAAAGCCGATGAAATCGCTGTCGCGAAAAAACAGCGAGACCTGGCCAGCTTGCGCCGCGAAGTCGAAACCGATATCGATGCCAGAAATAATTTACGTGACTTCGAAGCTGCATTGCGTGCCAAGGTTAATGCGGGGCATGCTGGAATTATTGCCGAAATCAAAAAGGCATCCCCGTCCAAAGGCGTGATTCGCGCTGACTTTCATCCTGCTGATATCGCCATCAACTACGCTACCCACGGCGCTGCATGCCTATCCGTCCTGACTGACGAAAAATTCTTTCAAGGTTCACCGGCATACATGCAGCAAGCGCGCGCCGCCTGCGCCCTTCCCGTGCTGCGCAAAGATTTCATGATCGATCCGTATCAAATTTATCAGGCACGCCACTGGGGCGCGGATGCCATTTTACTGATCGTTGCAGCGCTTGATCACGGTTTAATGGCCGAGATGGAGGCGCTTGCATTAGAGCTTGGCATGAGCGTGCTGGTCGAGGTCCATAACGCTGAAGAACTGGCCGCTGCGCTCAAGCTGAAAACAGCATTGTTAGGTGTCAATAACCGCAATCTACGTACATTTGAAACATCGTTGGATAACACACTGGCGCTGCTGCCCGGTATTTCTCCAGATAAATTAGTTGTCACTGAATCTGGCATCCAGACAATCGATGACGTGAAGCGCATGCGCGATGCCAATGTCCATGCATTTTTGGTCGGTGAAACATTTATGCGTGCGCCAGAGCCCGGCGTGGAACTGGCGCGTTTGTTTAACGCGTAA